The Deltaproteobacteria bacterium genome window below encodes:
- a CDS encoding cyanophycinase, with protein sequence MHREVALLALLGIAATLGCAADPTSSSADASSSGAIDSTSDGADASSATTTAGVGDTTASSTGTTDDTADATTTQGVPDDCPPPPAELMRWSVGDAADADATPAGPALILMGGGPDVDAAFTWWQSWVDGGDVVVLRASGADGYNDYLFADIGGVDSVETLLVDTEALADDPYVVCRVAQAEAVFMAGGDQARYMTLWKDRGLAEAVMTAWDRGAVVGGTSAGLAVLGEFVFAAYNDTVDTDEALADPYNRYMTMDRGMFGLAPLGGVITDSHFHERDRMGRLVGFLARIVQDGWADDVLGLGVDEGTALLVGPDGTGTVVGDGSVYAVRSNGTPQVCAPGEPLAYADLERVRLVAGDTIALPGGETEVAGELLSAADGGLMPADPY encoded by the coding sequence ATGCATCGCGAGGTCGCCCTGCTTGCACTCCTCGGTATCGCTGCCACGCTCGGTTGCGCAGCCGACCCCACGTCGTCGAGCGCGGACGCGTCGTCGTCGGGCGCAATCGACAGCACCAGTGACGGCGCCGACGCGTCGTCGGCCACGACCACCGCCGGCGTGGGCGACACGACCGCGTCGTCGACGGGCACCACCGACGACACCGCGGACGCCACGACGACGCAGGGCGTGCCCGACGACTGCCCGCCGCCGCCGGCCGAGCTCATGCGGTGGTCGGTGGGCGACGCGGCCGATGCCGACGCCACACCCGCGGGTCCTGCGTTGATCCTCATGGGCGGCGGGCCCGATGTCGACGCGGCCTTCACGTGGTGGCAATCGTGGGTCGACGGCGGTGACGTGGTCGTGCTGCGGGCGAGCGGTGCCGACGGCTACAATGACTATCTGTTCGCCGACATCGGCGGCGTCGACTCGGTCGAGACCCTGTTGGTCGACACCGAGGCACTCGCCGACGACCCCTATGTCGTGTGCCGCGTCGCCCAGGCCGAGGCGGTGTTCATGGCCGGTGGCGATCAGGCGCGGTACATGACGCTGTGGAAGGACCGCGGCCTCGCCGAGGCGGTGATGACCGCGTGGGATCGCGGCGCCGTCGTCGGGGGGACCAGCGCTGGGTTGGCCGTGCTCGGCGAGTTCGTGTTCGCCGCGTACAACGACACGGTCGACACCGACGAGGCGCTCGCCGATCCGTACAACCGCTACATGACGATGGATCGCGGCATGTTCGGCCTTGCGCCGCTCGGCGGCGTCATCACCGACAGCCACTTCCACGAGCGCGATCGCATGGGCCGGCTGGTCGGGTTCCTCGCGCGCATCGTGCAGGATGGCTGGGCCGACGACGTGCTCGGGCTCGGCGTCGACGAGGGCACCGCGCTGCTGGTCGGCCCCGACGGCACCGGCACCGTGGTCGGTGATGGATCCGTCTACGCGGTGCGCTCGAACGGGACGCCGCAGGTGTGCGCGCCGGGCGAGCCGCTGGCCTATGCGGATCTCGAGCGCGTGCGACTGGTCGCGGGGGATACGATCGCGCTGCCAGGGGGTGAGACGGAGGTGGCCGGCGAGTTGCTGTCGGCGGCGGACGGTGGGCTGATGCCGGCGGATCCGTACTGA
- a CDS encoding caspase family protein, whose amino-acid sequence MKRLALCAAGLTALVSTSCRHPDDGISRERAGELVVEQLVVDGDPTLVFSHPEPLSPASSVVVGSPERHGARTTIAIESDAWFFWIDDEPGARFDHPTRYVLVDRASGELTVHDAKWWPILDGAPLWTDADDYWDADAWVWASAPGRRGALGGSAPSFGGACQPGFGTALVYNGFEAGQSGEEDFAFDAANMGETLAGLGFDVTQGTPTGAAGDIDAAGLDDWFTRKAQELGPGDNLVVYITGHGIDVTEKFVGTLGHGEAGGIYSADLAKQLAKFDPGVEIIVIVDACHSESMLLDLECVADLGLSAARSDQSSYGDLDDRLLNLFGGGDDDPDDQGGEFTSALARSLREIVADPGEFARLETVAQQQGGSFMGALVAEATLRERMYDLAYQRGWSEAQLRDGAVKTRPTTGDPTPPMCAGDPGGTDTDGTTSGDTDPASCDDADLQHIAATLGDALGVDVTDAVCSGGQALPAGNSTQHSNGKTTSDATEEVDWIDRGSILGVQLDGDVPCGAGDGATVLCTATSLPITGTAAIFYGRVAAPIDVDDLEFDHQYGFVFDTDGDASNDYVPGPQYPADFFAGTDLWLYTVHVAGDGWTTWAASAAAGFATVPSSERIVIAGDVVALVVDEDEIHGDAASWRVTAFRHLGDYGAAMPWSGDVVPPVGDPLSPLP is encoded by the coding sequence ATGAAACGCCTCGCCCTGTGTGCCGCTGGCCTGACCGCCCTCGTCTCGACCAGCTGCCGTCACCCCGACGACGGCATCTCCCGCGAACGCGCGGGCGAGCTCGTGGTCGAGCAGCTCGTCGTCGACGGCGACCCGACGCTCGTGTTCTCGCACCCCGAGCCGCTGTCGCCGGCATCGAGCGTGGTGGTCGGATCGCCCGAGCGGCACGGCGCCCGCACCACGATCGCGATCGAGTCCGACGCTTGGTTCTTCTGGATCGACGACGAGCCGGGGGCGCGCTTCGACCACCCGACGCGGTACGTGCTGGTCGACAGGGCCAGCGGCGAGCTCACCGTGCACGACGCGAAGTGGTGGCCCATCCTCGACGGCGCGCCACTGTGGACCGACGCCGACGACTACTGGGACGCCGACGCGTGGGTCTGGGCATCGGCGCCGGGGCGCCGGGGGGCGCTGGGCGGCAGCGCGCCGAGCTTCGGCGGGGCGTGCCAGCCCGGCTTCGGCACCGCGCTGGTGTACAACGGCTTCGAGGCCGGGCAGAGCGGCGAGGAGGACTTTGCGTTCGACGCCGCGAACATGGGCGAGACCCTCGCCGGCCTCGGATTCGACGTCACGCAGGGCACCCCGACCGGCGCCGCGGGTGACATCGACGCCGCAGGGCTCGACGATTGGTTCACGCGCAAGGCCCAGGAGCTGGGGCCGGGCGACAACCTCGTCGTGTACATCACTGGCCACGGCATCGACGTGACCGAGAAATTCGTGGGCACGCTCGGCCACGGTGAGGCCGGCGGGATCTACTCCGCCGACCTCGCCAAGCAGCTGGCGAAGTTCGACCCCGGCGTCGAGATCATCGTGATCGTCGACGCGTGTCACTCGGAGTCGATGCTGCTCGACCTCGAGTGCGTCGCGGATCTCGGGCTCTCCGCGGCGAGATCCGATCAGTCGTCGTACGGCGACCTCGATGACCGGCTGCTGAACCTCTTCGGCGGTGGCGACGACGATCCCGACGACCAGGGCGGCGAGTTCACCAGCGCGCTCGCACGTTCGCTGCGCGAGATCGTCGCGGACCCCGGCGAGTTCGCGCGCCTCGAGACGGTGGCACAGCAGCAGGGCGGGAGCTTCATGGGTGCGCTCGTCGCAGAGGCCACGCTGCGCGAGCGCATGTACGACCTCGCGTACCAGCGCGGCTGGTCCGAGGCGCAGCTGCGCGACGGCGCCGTGAAGACGCGGCCGACCACGGGCGATCCGACGCCGCCCATGTGCGCTGGCGATCCCGGCGGCACCGATACCGATGGCACCACCTCCGGCGACACCGACCCGGCCAGCTGCGACGACGCCGACCTGCAACACATCGCCGCCACGCTCGGGGACGCGCTGGGGGTCGACGTGACCGACGCGGTCTGCTCGGGCGGGCAGGCGTTGCCGGCGGGCAACTCGACCCAGCACTCCAACGGCAAGACCACCAGCGACGCCACCGAAGAGGTCGACTGGATCGACCGCGGATCGATCCTCGGGGTCCAGCTCGATGGCGACGTGCCCTGCGGTGCCGGCGACGGTGCCACGGTGCTGTGCACCGCGACGTCGCTGCCCATCACGGGTACCGCCGCGATCTTCTACGGTCGCGTCGCCGCACCGATCGACGTCGACGACCTCGAGTTCGACCATCAGTACGGCTTCGTGTTCGACACCGACGGCGATGCGAGCAACGACTACGTGCCCGGGCCGCAGTACCCCGCGGACTTCTTCGCTGGCACCGATCTGTGGCTGTACACGGTGCATGTGGCCGGCGACGGGTGGACCACGTGGGCCGCGAGTGCGGCGGCCGGCTTCGCGACCGTGCCGTCGAGCGAGCGCATCGTCATCGCCGGCGACGTCGTCGCGCTGGTGGTCGACGAGGACGAGATCCACGGTGACGCCGCGAGCTGGCGCGTGACCGCGTTCCGCCACCTCGGGGACTACGGCGCCGCGATGCCGTGGAGCGGCGACGTGGTGCCACCCGTGGGCGATCCGCTGAGCCCACTGCCGTGA
- a CDS encoding sigma-70 family RNA polymerase sigma factor: MDDAALVHAWRSGDASAGERLVERHFPAVYGFFRHKVGGDVEDLVQRTFLRCVEARDAFRGESSFRTYLFAIARNELFGHWRRRGLDVDPDATASGVLDAVVGPASAIDARREHRLLVRALRGLPLDDQIALELMYFEELTGAEIAVVLGVPEGTARTRLRRARLALERSLAALDAAGEGLRVTTDDIERWAGAMRDAMRQERAARR; encoded by the coding sequence GTGGACGATGCGGCGCTCGTGCACGCATGGCGCAGTGGCGACGCCTCGGCTGGCGAGCGCCTGGTCGAGCGCCACTTCCCCGCGGTGTACGGCTTCTTCCGTCACAAGGTCGGCGGCGACGTCGAGGACCTCGTGCAGCGCACGTTCCTGCGCTGCGTCGAGGCCCGCGACGCCTTCCGCGGCGAGTCGAGCTTCCGCACCTACCTGTTTGCGATCGCGCGCAACGAGCTGTTTGGCCACTGGCGCCGGCGCGGACTCGACGTCGATCCGGACGCCACCGCCAGCGGGGTGCTCGACGCGGTGGTTGGTCCCGCCAGCGCGATCGATGCCCGCCGCGAGCACCGATTGCTGGTCCGAGCGCTGCGTGGGCTGCCGCTCGACGATCAGATCGCGCTCGAGCTGATGTACTTCGAGGAACTCACGGGGGCCGAGATCGCCGTCGTGCTCGGCGTGCCCGAGGGCACCGCGCGGACCCGGCTGCGCCGCGCCCGGCTCGCGCTCGAGCGGAGCCTCGCCGCGCTCGACGCCGCGGGCGAGGGCCTGCGCGTCACCACCGACGACATCGAGCGCTGGGCCGGTGCGATGCGCGACGCGATGCGCCAGGAGCGAGCGGCGCGGCGATGA
- a CDS encoding serine/threonine protein kinase, producing MSDTRTEVDPERSGSGPVLSLEAARVLARVKAGLFARHDDVTVDRFVLLRRLGAGGMGEVLLAYDPELDRKVAIKLMHRELGEANGDAGLLREARAAARLQHPNVVTIFDVGRAGDRLFVAMEYVEGRTLRAWLREQPRGRSEILLAFEQAGRGLVAAHDAGLVHRDFKPDNVLVGADGRVRVADFGIASLVASSDPSGSRTATAAVVGTPRYMAPEQYEGAEVDPRADQFAFCVSLWEALVGAAPFVAASAADLAAKLADGELASPPRSLPRPLARALVRGLSVDPQRRFADMRELLDALAHVRTAPRRRAAVLGIAGAVVLGGLAARQLAPARTDCTDPELPPLFASEAGWAQRLAREGDSEANARAAMAALQVFEDRWRESAQRACEATHVRGERSTAILDARMACLTRLHRRARVLVDMLATVDHAGAWRAIDAAVELPPPAHCLDLEGEAAADAPCTIELDARVDEATTLRELGRAAEALEAARTAVVIARECSPSTRLAEARTLAASLAADTQIADADDELRRAATGAIADDAPVAMAQAAARLAALEGAERGRPAEARAWIEIADAAAQRTGDDILVTDVMVAKARLELEAGALEDASALADGAWSRRRREFGDEHPQVARVLSLRAWVEQYRRRWDEAAALHGEAAAILGRWYPPDHPVFAANLGALAVIAAARGDVVAAEGGHRRAIALLERARGPSHRDVGVPLTNLANLLAQTGRPEEAIVLADRIEAIAGTDHSARLLDAAVVVRGVALAESGRLADAEVAWRRVLELRAVAYGPDDPATALAHHSLCRVLTMEAQFDGALEHCRRAIAIEEFTFGASHPSLVDGLELLAEAAHGAERLPEAIAALERAAALGDDADTVAALRARAEQWRRDPPGAGP from the coding sequence ATGAGCGACACGCGGACCGAGGTCGACCCCGAGCGCAGTGGGAGTGGTCCGGTCCTGTCGCTCGAGGCCGCGCGCGTGCTCGCGCGGGTGAAGGCAGGGCTCTTCGCCCGCCACGACGACGTGACCGTCGACCGCTTCGTGCTGCTGCGGCGGCTCGGCGCCGGCGGCATGGGCGAGGTGCTGCTCGCCTACGACCCCGAGCTCGACCGCAAGGTCGCGATCAAGCTGATGCACCGCGAGCTGGGCGAGGCCAACGGCGACGCTGGCCTGCTCCGCGAGGCGCGGGCGGCCGCCCGCCTGCAGCACCCCAACGTCGTGACGATCTTCGATGTCGGTCGCGCCGGCGATCGGTTGTTCGTCGCGATGGAGTACGTCGAGGGCCGCACGCTGCGGGCGTGGTTGCGCGAGCAGCCGCGCGGCCGCAGCGAGATCCTGCTGGCGTTCGAGCAGGCCGGCCGCGGCCTCGTGGCGGCCCACGACGCAGGACTCGTGCACCGCGACTTCAAGCCCGACAACGTGCTCGTCGGCGCCGATGGTCGCGTGCGCGTGGCCGACTTCGGGATCGCGAGCCTCGTCGCGTCGTCCGACCCGTCGGGGAGCCGCACGGCCACCGCGGCGGTGGTCGGGACGCCGCGCTACATGGCGCCCGAACAGTACGAGGGCGCCGAGGTCGACCCGCGCGCCGACCAGTTCGCGTTCTGCGTGAGCCTGTGGGAGGCGTTGGTGGGGGCGGCGCCGTTCGTCGCCGCCAGCGCCGCCGATCTGGCCGCGAAGCTCGCCGACGGCGAGCTCGCCTCGCCGCCGCGCTCGCTGCCGCGGCCGCTCGCGCGAGCGCTCGTGCGTGGGTTGAGCGTCGATCCGCAGCGCCGCTTCGCGGACATGCGCGAGCTGCTCGACGCACTCGCGCACGTCCGCACGGCGCCGCGGCGACGCGCGGCGGTGCTCGGGATCGCGGGTGCGGTCGTGCTCGGCGGCCTCGCGGCGCGTCAGCTCGCGCCGGCGCGCACCGACTGCACCGACCCGGAGCTGCCGCCGCTGTTCGCGAGCGAGGCCGGCTGGGCGCAACGGCTCGCGCGCGAGGGGGACAGCGAGGCCAACGCCCGCGCTGCGATGGCGGCGTTGCAGGTGTTCGAGGATCGCTGGCGCGAGAGCGCCCAGCGGGCGTGCGAGGCCACCCACGTGCGGGGCGAGCGATCGACCGCCATTCTCGACGCTCGCATGGCCTGTCTGACGCGGCTGCATCGGCGCGCCCGCGTGCTGGTCGACATGCTCGCGACGGTCGATCACGCCGGCGCGTGGCGGGCCATCGACGCCGCCGTCGAGCTGCCGCCGCCGGCCCACTGCCTCGACCTCGAGGGTGAGGCGGCCGCCGATGCGCCGTGCACGATCGAGCTCGACGCGCGGGTCGACGAGGCCACGACGCTGCGCGAGCTCGGCCGCGCCGCGGAGGCGCTCGAGGCCGCACGCACGGCCGTCGTGATCGCGCGCGAGTGTAGCCCGTCGACGCGTCTCGCCGAGGCGCGGACGCTCGCGGCATCGCTCGCCGCCGACACCCAGATCGCGGACGCCGACGACGAGCTGCGACGGGCGGCGACCGGGGCCATCGCCGACGACGCGCCGGTCGCGATGGCCCAGGCCGCCGCGCGGCTGGCTGCCCTCGAGGGCGCCGAGCGCGGCCGACCGGCCGAGGCGCGGGCGTGGATCGAAATCGCCGACGCCGCTGCGCAACGCACGGGCGACGACATCCTCGTCACCGACGTCATGGTCGCCAAGGCCCGCCTCGAGCTCGAGGCCGGCGCGCTCGAGGACGCGTCCGCGCTGGCGGACGGCGCGTGGTCGCGTCGCCGTCGCGAGTTCGGCGACGAGCATCCCCAGGTCGCACGCGTGCTCAGCCTGCGTGCGTGGGTCGAGCAGTATCGACGCCGCTGGGACGAGGCCGCGGCGTTGCACGGGGAGGCAGCCGCGATCCTCGGCCGCTGGTACCCCCCGGACCATCCGGTGTTCGCCGCGAACCTCGGCGCGCTGGCGGTCATCGCCGCCGCGCGTGGCGACGTCGTCGCTGCGGAGGGCGGCCACCGCCGCGCCATCGCGTTGCTCGAGCGCGCGCGCGGGCCGAGCCACCGCGACGTCGGCGTGCCGCTGACCAACCTCGCGAACCTGCTCGCACAGACCGGCCGACCCGAGGAGGCGATCGTCCTCGCCGATCGGATCGAGGCCATCGCGGGCACCGACCACAGTGCGCGTCTGCTCGACGCGGCCGTGGTCGTCCGCGGCGTCGCGCTGGCCGAGAGCGGCCGCCTCGCCGACGCCGAGGTCGCGTGGCGGCGCGTGCTCGAGCTGCGCGCGGTGGCCTACGGCCCCGACGATCCCGCCACCGCGCTCGCCCACCACAGCCTGTGTCGCGTGCTCACGATGGAAGCCCAGTTCGACGGCGCACTCGAGCACTGCCGCCGCGCCATCGCGATCGAGGAGTTCACCTTCGGCGCTTCCCACCCCAGTCTGGTCGACGGTCTCGAGCTGCTCGCAGAGGCCGCGCACGGGGCCGAGCGATTGCCCGAGGCGATCGCGGCCCTCGAACGCGCCGCCGCGCTCGGCGACGACGCCGACACCGTCGCGGCACTGCGGGCCCGGGCCGAGCAGTGGCGCCGCGACCCGCCCGGCGCCGGGCCGTGA
- a CDS encoding HEAT repeat domain-containing protein produces MIDTAVLWVRAEANMRAGRYADALVHLRHLVEVVDRIDFEYEEWLRAMAECLRVLGHGREAMACAAYLRATEEPPAELLAHEAVRVQTGDPEALRGVRLMGIYLARAGHARAAADWFGLGEMPVHRAIELERAGDDAVAATLWQDITARDELHERPYESALAKINYGLCLLRLGHERSQAALASATTAVEEVADLFETEGLRERAFDCYQLIARIGSETQAFENVAEGYLNSVRILRDDGLKLDALRLHEAFVSIARRSGEWHAAAGILREAADYCTRAGMPYGDDLRLRSAEAWLKAGVEAQSAGHPMQIVENAYLAAAEAFASVRAFKQVLEVYRRLLQLELSGRARERYRRLCDRLGNDLQDAPRPVPVPEFLKQLPEYEEVWYVDLAEWELEGDPALIAAGVMADRRFPDFVRRHALLLVLELERRGSAVAPVDVARRLEAIRAYPVIAALEALFDHGDVPIRRAVAEAMGKLRFKRSFTLIGRALRDDEPEVREAAATATAQLVFPHAFEPLRRIFAARDLPDGDNARRAALKAIGKINTVEALEFLCDRLREGDRNFVEPAAHLLGELTNAELLPYLRHQIELVPVAYRAALEDTARRLERRLR; encoded by the coding sequence GTGATCGACACCGCGGTGCTGTGGGTCCGCGCCGAGGCCAACATGCGCGCCGGTCGCTACGCCGACGCGTTGGTGCATCTGCGGCACCTGGTCGAGGTCGTCGATCGCATCGACTTCGAGTACGAGGAGTGGTTGCGCGCCATGGCCGAGTGCCTGCGCGTGCTCGGCCACGGCCGCGAGGCGATGGCGTGTGCGGCCTACCTGCGGGCGACCGAGGAGCCGCCGGCCGAGCTGCTCGCGCACGAGGCCGTGCGGGTGCAGACCGGTGATCCCGAGGCGCTGCGGGGCGTGCGGCTGATGGGCATCTACCTCGCGCGCGCCGGCCATGCCCGCGCGGCCGCGGACTGGTTCGGGCTCGGCGAGATGCCGGTGCATCGTGCGATCGAGCTCGAGCGCGCCGGCGACGACGCGGTGGCGGCGACGCTGTGGCAGGACATCACTGCCCGCGATGAGCTGCACGAGCGGCCCTACGAGTCGGCGCTGGCCAAGATCAACTACGGCCTGTGCCTGCTGCGGCTCGGCCACGAGCGCTCGCAGGCCGCGCTGGCCAGCGCGACCACGGCGGTCGAAGAGGTCGCCGATCTGTTCGAGACCGAGGGGCTGCGCGAGCGCGCGTTCGATTGCTACCAGCTCATCGCGCGCATCGGCAGCGAGACCCAGGCGTTCGAGAACGTCGCCGAGGGCTACCTCAACAGCGTACGGATCCTGCGGGACGACGGCCTCAAGCTCGATGCGCTGCGGCTGCACGAGGCCTTCGTCAGCATCGCGCGCCGCTCGGGCGAGTGGCATGCCGCCGCCGGCATCCTGCGCGAGGCTGCCGACTACTGCACCCGCGCGGGCATGCCCTACGGCGACGACCTGCGCCTGCGCAGCGCCGAGGCGTGGCTCAAGGCCGGCGTCGAGGCGCAGTCGGCCGGCCACCCCATGCAGATCGTCGAGAATGCGTACCTCGCCGCCGCCGAGGCGTTCGCGTCGGTGCGGGCCTTCAAGCAGGTGCTCGAGGTCTACCGCCGGCTGCTGCAGCTCGAGCTGTCGGGCCGCGCACGCGAGCGCTATCGCCGGCTGTGTGATCGCCTCGGCAACGATCTGCAGGACGCGCCGCGGCCGGTGCCGGTGCCCGAGTTCCTCAAGCAGCTGCCCGAGTACGAGGAGGTCTGGTACGTCGACCTCGCCGAGTGGGAGCTCGAGGGCGACCCCGCGCTCATCGCCGCCGGCGTGATGGCCGATCGCCGCTTCCCCGACTTCGTGCGTCGGCATGCGCTGCTGCTGGTGCTCGAGCTCGAGCGTCGCGGCAGCGCGGTCGCGCCGGTCGACGTCGCGCGACGGCTCGAGGCGATTCGCGCGTACCCGGTCATCGCCGCGCTCGAGGCGTTGTTCGACCACGGCGACGTGCCGATCCGCCGCGCGGTCGCCGAGGCGATGGGCAAGCTCCGTTTCAAGCGTAGCTTCACGCTCATCGGCCGCGCGCTGCGGGACGACGAGCCCGAGGTCCGCGAGGCCGCTGCGACCGCGACCGCGCAGCTGGTGTTCCCCCACGCCTTCGAGCCGCTGCGGCGCATCTTCGCGGCCCGCGACCTGCCCGACGGCGACAATGCCCGTCGTGCCGCGCTCAAGGCGATCGGCAAGATCAACACCGTCGAGGCGCTCGAGTTCCTCTGCGATCGCCTGCGCGAGGGCGATCGCAACTTCGTCGAGCCCGCCGCGCACCTGCTCGGCGAGCTCACCAACGCCGAGCTGCTGCCGTACCTGCGGCACCAGATCGAGCTGGTGCCGGTGGCGTATCGCGCCGCGCTGGAGGACACCGCGCGTCGGCTCGAGCGGCGCCTGCGGTAG
- a CDS encoding OmpA family protein, whose translation MHAHRISRLMIAGLFTAIAVAGCAPRVFSDASGIAIVGSAPAPVEEAPPPEPQKRVEVRENKIVINEKIQFEVNSAKILPVSHDLLNEVAKVIKEHPEVKKIEIEGHASAEGSDAKNQKLSENRAKSVLKYLTKDGGVDKSLLSAKGYGETRPIADNETEDGREKNRRVEFTITEQDVQKTKVEIDEKGNEKVIEGAK comes from the coding sequence ATGCACGCTCATCGCATTTCCCGGCTCATGATCGCCGGGCTGTTCACCGCCATCGCGGTGGCCGGTTGCGCCCCGAGGGTCTTCAGCGACGCCTCCGGCATCGCGATCGTCGGTTCCGCCCCAGCCCCCGTCGAGGAGGCGCCGCCGCCGGAGCCGCAGAAGCGCGTCGAGGTCCGCGAGAACAAGATCGTCATCAACGAGAAGATCCAGTTCGAGGTCAACTCGGCGAAGATCCTGCCGGTCTCGCACGACCTGCTCAACGAGGTGGCCAAGGTCATCAAGGAGCACCCCGAGGTCAAGAAGATCGAGATCGAGGGCCACGCGAGCGCCGAGGGCTCGGACGCCAAGAACCAGAAGCTGTCGGAGAACCGTGCGAAGTCGGTGCTCAAGTACCTGACCAAGGACGGCGGCGTGGACAAGTCGCTGCTGTCGGCCAAGGGCTACGGCGAGACCCGACCGATCGCGGACAACGAGACCGAGGACGGTCGCGAGAAGAACCGCCGCGTCGAGTTCACGATCACGGAGCAGGACGTCCAGAAGACCAAGGTCGAGATCGACGAAAAGGGCAACGAGAAGGTCATCGAGGGAGCCAAGTGA
- a CDS encoding AgmX/PglI C-terminal domain-containing protein: MKTSIAILLGVGILGGCSFMARDTETYKNDTRTLLETKNSDVVACYDAALAANPSQSGNVVVTFNVEKKTGLLTNVNADPNQSTAPEGLQQCVVKALEGLTLPEPDRRQGDATFTWTFNAAGGAPVAADAPADAPADAPAA, from the coding sequence ATGAAGACGTCCATCGCAATCCTCCTCGGTGTGGGCATTCTCGGCGGCTGCAGCTTCATGGCGCGCGACACCGAGACCTACAAGAACGACACTCGCACGCTGCTCGAGACCAAGAATAGCGACGTCGTCGCGTGCTACGACGCGGCGCTGGCCGCCAACCCCTCGCAGAGCGGGAACGTGGTCGTGACCTTCAACGTCGAGAAGAAGACCGGCCTGCTCACCAACGTGAACGCCGATCCGAACCAGAGCACTGCCCCCGAGGGGCTGCAGCAGTGCGTGGTGAAGGCGCTCGAGGGGCTCACGCTGCCCGAGCCCGATCGTCGTCAGGGCGACGCCACGTTCACGTGGACGTTCAACGCTGCCGGTGGTGCCCCGGTGGCCGCCGACGCGCCCGCCGACGCGCCCGCCGACGCGCCCGCGGCCTGA
- a CDS encoding OmpA family protein — MKRIHIIAMAVALAACSRLPKPAEMTEFENERKTREGEELKLELPELVKRADDEHARAVEAHDDKEEDLLKHHAHLAWLWWESASLRHESIELTAATELVNAETAKLEDDLAEAKKRQKLAKATLDRMQQIIALEGKVSDSQEVGAAKSAIGEALSALKDAQAVDADVHASVNFAAAEAKLKAATDALGKNRAKDAQSFAIEAKAAAEAAKREAEPKYTSTEADQAKMARQKALFEKVGEITGVSRSMVEGGVQITVVEAFSASGGVDMQPVMEATFNRLAEVAKEFSDYAMVIEGHTDSKGNKSKNLQLSDARAKSVMAFLAAQGVAPDRMTAFGKGSAEPVADNKTKDGRAKNRRIEILFVPSSK, encoded by the coding sequence GTGAAGCGCATCCACATCATCGCCATGGCGGTCGCGCTCGCGGCCTGCTCGCGCCTGCCCAAGCCGGCCGAGATGACGGAGTTCGAGAACGAGCGCAAGACCCGTGAGGGCGAGGAGCTCAAGCTCGAGCTGCCCGAGCTGGTCAAGCGCGCCGACGACGAGCACGCGCGCGCGGTCGAGGCCCACGACGACAAGGAAGAGGACCTGCTGAAGCACCACGCCCACCTGGCGTGGCTGTGGTGGGAGTCCGCGAGCCTGCGTCACGAGAGCATCGAGCTCACCGCCGCCACCGAGCTGGTCAACGCCGAGACCGCGAAGCTCGAGGACGATCTGGCGGAGGCCAAGAAGCGCCAGAAGCTGGCCAAGGCCACGCTCGATCGCATGCAGCAGATCATCGCGCTCGAGGGCAAGGTCAGCGACAGCCAGGAGGTCGGTGCGGCCAAGAGCGCGATCGGTGAGGCGCTGTCGGCCCTCAAGGACGCGCAGGCGGTCGACGCCGACGTGCACGCCAGCGTGAACTTTGCTGCGGCGGAGGCCAAGCTCAAGGCCGCCACCGATGCGCTCGGGAAGAACCGCGCCAAGGATGCGCAGAGCTTCGCGATCGAGGCCAAGGCCGCGGCCGAGGCCGCCAAGCGCGAGGCCGAGCCGAAGTACACCTCGACCGAGGCCGATCAGGCCAAGATGGCGCGGCAGAAGGCGCTGTTCGAGAAGGTCGGCGAGATCACCGGCGTGTCGCGCTCGATGGTCGAGGGCGGCGTGCAGATCACCGTCGTCGAGGCCTTCTCGGCCTCGGGTGGCGTCGACATGCAGCCGGTGATGGAGGCGACCTTCAACCGCCTCGCCGAGGTGGCCAAGGAGTTCTCGGACTACGCGATGGTCATCGAGGGCCACACCGACAGCAAGGGCAACAAGAGCAAGAACCTGCAGCTGTCGGACGCGCGGGCCAAGAGCGTGATGGCGTTCCTCGCCGCGCAGGGCGTCGCACCCGATCGCATGACCGCGTTCGGCAAGGGCTCCGCGGAGCCGGTCGCCGACAACAAGACCAAGGACGGTCGCGCGAAGAACCGGCGCATCGAGATCTTGTTCGTGCCGTCGAGCAAGTGA